The Dermacentor variabilis isolate Ectoservices unplaced genomic scaffold, ASM5094787v1 scaffold_12, whole genome shotgun sequence sequence CTTCCTCGAACGTCGAGAATTTGTCATCCTTACCGACCACAATCCTCTAGTTTCTGTCATACGTTCCTTGACCACCAACCACTCTCCTCGAGAGCTCCGTCGTCTTGCTTTGCACGCCGGATTCACGAATGACATGACGAATGAATGACGAATGACGGTCAAAGGCAGCCTTAACAGTGCAGCTGACGCTCTGAGCCGCATCGGCATGAACGCCGCGAGAGGTCTCGCTGACCTCTCCGTGGCTTCGCTCGCGGCGACACAAGTATCCAACAGTGAACTTAAACACCTACGGTTTTCTACAATACTTGAGTTTTGTTTTTCCTCAACATCATGACCTCTCCGCACGGAAATTAAAGAGAGGATGCAATAGGTGCATGATTGGACACTTGAAGCAGTTTTCTTGCCCAACCGTGGCGTCACGTTCTGGTGCTATGTTTCAGCTAGCTTTCCTCACATTTGAACCTTCTCTTTTTTGTCGCGCTGTTTTTGAATCGATGAACTCGTTCAGCCACCCAGGGGAACGCGACACGGAAGGCCTTATCACCGAGCATTACGTCTGGCCCTGCCAAGCGTCGACGAGCGTGAATGGATTCGTGTTTGCACAGCCTGCCAGTGTTTCAAGGTGAAACGACAAACGAAGCCCCCATGGGCATAATGTCATCTCCTCGATGCATGCTTCAACATCATTCATCTGGACATCGTTGGCCCTGGGCCACCCTGGGGTGGTTATACGTACTTGTTTATGTACATTAGTCGGTACACCCGGTGTCCCGAAGCGGCTCCCATGCCTAACACCAGGACAGACAGAGTCGCCCATACTTTCCTGTCTACCTGGATCAACCGTTTTGGCGTGCCATTGGAGGTGACCGGGCCAGACAGCCTGCAGTTTTTGCATTCCCCGCATCTCTCCTGGACTGTGCGCGCACTCGCGCAACTGCTTGTCACCGGGCATCGTTGAGAGGCGGCAGTTGAAAGCAGCGCTTGCTGCTTGCGCTGACCATTGGCTTTCACGCCATCCAATCGTGCTGCTTGGCCTTCGCCCGACCAGAACTATCCGCTTCAGCAGCCGAGGTGGTTTAGGGCGGCTCCCTACGCTTGCCGGGGAATCTCGTCGCCGCTACTCCCACGCCACTTGTTCCTGATCCAACTTCTTTCCTCCAGCATCTGTGGACTTTAGTGCGAACGTTGCGTATTTCGCCAACGTCTGCTCGCAGGAGTCCACGTCCGTATTGACGCGCCTCCTTGTCCGCTTCAACCTCGCTTGACAGCCCCTTCCCACTCGTAAAGCGTTCAGAACACGTTCTTCTTGTGGCGTGGTCCTGACCAACCACTTGAGCTGCTGCGAAAAAAGGCTGGAAGACCGAGGAAGTGGAATGAACGGCGGGTGGATCCGCAGTTGGGTCTCGCAACTGCTGAATTAAAGTCGCGAAGTGTTTAACTGTGCTTAGTAGCACACAAGCTATTGCCCATGTAACCATTGCTGCCCCAACTCAGGCAAACGTCACTGTCAACAGATACCCTCTCGTCCATATAATCATAGCTGCCATAATTCAGGTGTAGCGGCGCGGCGATGGAGCTGCGCACCACCCCCGCAGCCATAAACAACTCCGCGGGGCGTCCCGCGGAGTAAGCGGACCTTCGCGAGTGTTGGACACCAGGCGCACGGACACATGATCCGACTCACTGTGCCGAACGTCGTGCGCGAGCTCCCTTTTCTTATTACTTTGTTTGCTGCTTTCCTTTCGCACTAGGCCCGCGCACCGCACTTCTCTATGCTCCTTTTCcctcttttctcctctctctctctctctctctaaagcccTCGCCACATTCGGCGCGCTGCGCCCGCCCGCTCAATTCTCTCTTTGGACAGAATAAACTAGACCTTGTTACCGAAAAGACGTGTGTCCGTCTCGTTTACCACGGCTCTACAAAGTGGTGACCCGTAGTTTTCTTCGCGGCGCTGCCGAAGTTATTGTGGAGCCATGCACAGCAACGAGATGCAACCAGACACTGAACTTACGGGCACGACCCAGCAACAAGACGTCTCTGCTGTTTCCATCCGACTCCCACCATACTGGGACCGCAACCCTGCAGTTTGGTTTCTTCAAGCGGAATCGCAATTTATTCTCTCTGGCGTTCGCACGGAACAACGCAAGTACCACCTAGTTGTTTGGGCACTGTCGCCTACTGCTGCAGAAGAAGTTGCCGACCTGCTTTCTGGACCTGCTTCCGCCACTCCATACAGCGATCTTAAGGCTGCACTTCTCGAGCGCACAACAACATCGCAGCGAGCCCGCATGCAGCAGTTGCTCTCCGCAGAGGACTTGGGAGACCGTCGGCCAAGCCACCTCCTTCGCCGTATGCGACAGCTCATGAGCGGCAACACAACAGTAAACGATGACCGCCTCCTTCGGGAACTGTTCATGCAGCGCCTTCCAGTAAACGTTCAGATGATACTCGCTACAGCCACGTTAATGGACCTCAACAGCCTGGCCAGCCTGGCGGACAAAGTCATAGAGGTGGTGACGCCAGCGGTGTGCAACGTAACGCCATCAAGCATCACTGCGAGTTCAGTGCCGCAAACATCATCCTCCGCCGCTTCTCCCATCGATGTGCTGTGCAACCGCCTTGAACAAGTAGTTTGTGCTGCGGAGCGTCATCGCACTTCACCCCGTCACGGAACGTACCGCAGCTCGAGTAGATCACGGCGTCCAAGAGAAGAACGCTCCCGGTCTCAAACGCCATCACGGGTATGCTTTTATCACCGCCGCTTCGGGCAGGAGGCGCGCCACTGCCTCCGTCCTTGTGCATGGCAGGGAAATCAGCCGGGCGACCTTTAATGGCGACAACCGGTCAGGGCCAACGCAAAAGTCGCCTATTTCATGTCATGGACAGAACCACAGGCCAGCAATACCTGGTGGACAACGGGGCGGAGGTCAGCATTATTCCCGCGCAACGTTCCGACCTAACTACACCGCCGACCTGTTATCTTCAAGCTGTCAACGGTAGCAAGATATCTGTTTACAAGTCGCGGTCCCTCACCCTCAATCTTGGCCTGCGCCGCGTGTTCCGTTGGGTTTTCCTCGTCGCTGACGTTCGCCGTGCTCTTATTGGCGCTGATTTCCTGGACCACCATGGACTGCTGGTCGATGTGAAACGCCAATGCCTGCTGGACACTGCTACGTTGCACTCTGTTCATGGCGTCGTTTCCTGTGACTCGCGTATAGTTGCCCCAACAACAACAATTGCTGGTGATCTTTTTGCTTGCCTCCTTCAAAAGTTCCCCAACCTCACACGACCACCCGACTGGACAAAGCCCGTACAATATGATGTACATCATCGCATCTTTACAACTGGTCCACCTGTATTTGCTCGCCCACGACGAGTCGCCCCGGACAAACTCAAAATTGCCCGAGCAGAGTTTGAACACATGTTGGAACTTGGAATCATACGACCATCGTCCAGCAGTTGGGCGTCTCCGCTCCATCTGGTCCCCAAGAAATCAGCTGACTGGAGGCCGTGTGGGGACTACCGATCCCTGAATGCAAAAACCATTCCGGATCGGTACCCACTGCCTAAAATACAATATTTCACGTCGGCACTGGATGGCACTACAGTATTTTCCAAAATTGACCTGGTGCGAGCCTTTCACCAAATTCATGTCGCACAAGAAGACATTCCGAAAACAGCAATTACGACCCAATTTGGCCTCTTTGAAATTTTGAGAATGCCATTCGGTCTCCGAAATGCTGCACAGACATCACAGCGGTTCATCGACACAGTCACACGTGGTCTGCCGTTCGTTTTCGCCTACGTTGACGACTTGCTTGTGGCAAGCTCATCCCACGAAGAGCACCTCCAAACTCTCCATCAGCTTTTTGAGCGCCTATCAGCAAATGGTATCGTCGTGAACACTGCCAAGAGCGAGTTCGGAGTACCATCACTTGATTTTCTCGGCCATTGCTTGGATAACAACGGCATCCGCCCTCTTCCTCACAAAGTTCAAGCCATCATGGGGTTCCCCAAGCCAGCTTCAATCACTAAGCTGCGTCAGTTTCTAGGCATGGTAAACTTTTACCACCGATTCATTAGAAAGTGTGCTAAGCTGCTGGAACCCCTCGAGCGTTTGCTCTGCGGCAAACAATCGTCAACTGCACtgccctgggagagcacaacaGATGAAGCTTTCAATTCTATCAAGCACGCTTTGGCCGATGCCACACTGCGAGCTCATCCCAACCCCAACTATCCTTTGTCGCTCATGACGAATGCCTCCAGCTCTACGGTCGGAGCGGTACTGCAACAAGAAGTAAACGGTGGGTGGCAGCCCCTTGCCTTTTTCTCAAAACGCATGACCCCCGCACGAACACGCTAGAGTGTTTTCGGCCGTGAGTTGCTGGCCATATTTCTCGTCGTGAGGCATTTCCGACACCTACTTGAAGGCCGCTCGTTCACAACATTCACTGACCACAAGCCTCTCGCCTACTCAATCGGCCGCTCCGAATCATTATACACTCCACGTGAGGTGCGCCAGCTCGCCTTCATCTCAGAGTTTTCAACTGACATACGCCGCGTCAACGGCGTTGACAACTCACCAGCTGACGCTCTCAGTCGCGTGGTTGCTATCACACGCAGTCGCTCCAAGAGTTCTATCTCAACATCATTTCCTTTCAACCTCCGAGAATTGGCTACAGAACAAGCTAGTGATTCTGAGCTCCGTCACCTACGTGACGCGTCAACATCTCTTCAGCTTGAATCAGTTACCTTTGAAGATGTGCCAATTGTCTGCGACACCTCCACGGGCGCGCCGGAGAAAAAGCAGCCGAAAAAAAGTTGCCGAGAATGTGGCCAACTGCGACAAAATCTTTAATTGGTAGCCAAAAAATGAGCCATGGTGCGACAAACCAGTAATTCTGAATTATTGGCGCGAaaattatgaagaaaaaaagtgaaaaagaccTGCACTTTTCTGCTTCAGTGATGGCAAACAAAAACAACAGGCAAATGCTATTACATATTATTGTGTGATAATTTACCGTGATGACCAGCTGACGTTCGTTCATAATTTTCACCGGCCACTTTCGTGCTTTCTTCTAACCGAAGCGGTGTCACCAGCTCCAGTGCAATGAACTCGCtgcgcgccgtccgtgcagcgCGATAGCCGTGCGAACTGTATGACGGCCCGCACTTCTGCTCCCGTGGTACGCAGCCGCGCAGGCATTAACACCTGTCATGGCTGCCATGGCCCGTGTTCGGTTACTGCTATAGTTTCTGGCGCCAAGAACCGACAGCACCGAGCGCTTCTGTCGTACGAAGGACGCAAAAACATTTCTTTTAAGATGGGTTAATTTCTGCTGCTCAGAGGGAGCTGCTTGGGCCTGTTGAATTATCTGTCCATCACATTCCCGGACTGCCCCAAACGTTGATTTGAGCCAACGAGCGTTGCATATGAAGAATCTCGGGCAATCCTGGGCAGCCCAGGACAAGTCGACTAGGCGCACTGACCATATGGCGTCTATGTTATATTTCCAGCTC is a genomic window containing:
- the LOC142566176 gene encoding uncharacterized protein LOC142566176; translation: MHSNEMQPDTELTGTTQQQDVSAVSIRLPPYWDRNPAVWFLQAESQFILSGVRTEQRKYHLVVWALSPTAAEEVADLLSGPASATPYSDLKAALLERTTTSQRARMQQLLSAEDLGDRRPSHLLRRMRQLMSGNTTVNDDRLLRELFMQRLPVNVQMILATATLMDLNSLASLADKVIEVVTPAVCNVTPSSITASSVPQTSSSAASPIDVLCNRLEQVVCAAERHRTSPRHGTYRSSSRSRRPREERSRSQTPSRVCFYHRRFGQEARHCLRPCAWQGNQPGDL